The Natranaerovirga pectinivora DNA segment ACCAAATTTTTACACTTATTGCACCTATTATTTCATTAATTAGGATTTTTTTATCCAACAATACAAAAAATATTACTCATTATATTACTTATGCAAATTTGATATCATTAATTGTATTTCTACTAAGGGGTTCTATAAATATACTCCCATCTTCTACAATAGCTATTTGAGGCTGCTTTGTAACTTGTTTACTACTTGGTTGGTCTGGTGAACGTGCAATGACGTCTCCAATTTTTATTTGCATTGGACTCATTTCTAATGCAACAACAAAAGCATTATCATTACCATTAGCACCAGCATATGCAGTTCCTTTTAATGCGCCTAATACTATAATATTACCTCTTGATACAACCTTGGCACCAGGGTTAATATCTCCTATTACTATAATGCTCTGTTCAATTTCAAGTAATTGTCCAGATCTTAAAGTTCCTTTATAAAATTGACCCGTATTAAAAGACAATTCTTGAAGTTTCTCATCAAGTTTCTTTTTAAAGTGAAGCTCTTCTTTTTCACTATTATCCATAACACACACAACATTAATCGTTGAGTTTTCGGATATTGTGAACACCAATTCTTTCTGTTCTTCACTGGTTAAATTTCTTCCTTCAAAAGAAACTGCTAATTTAGCCTGATCAAAAAACTTAGAAGCTTCTCTGACTTTATCTGCTAATTGTTCTTTGATTACTTCAAAGTCAACAACCTCATCAAGAATAATAGTTAGCCCATATTTATTACCCTTTATTAAAACACTATTATTTTTCATAATGTCCCCCTATAACTACCTAAGTGTATTTTCATAGCTAAACTTTTCATTTGTATTATTAAGAGCAAAGTAGTGTCTCAGTACTTCTCTAGCAACAATAGCTGCTTCATTACTTGACATACCATTAGGAATAACCACAGTTATAGCTACTTCAGGGTTTTCATATGGTGCGTACCCAGAAAACAAGGCATGGCTAAGTCCATCAACTCTTTCTTGTGCTGTACCAGTTTTTCCAGCAACAGTAACAGGAAATCCTCTAAATAATGATACAGCGGTTCCTCTCCTAGTACCATTGGTTACAAAATACATCCCTTCACGGATAATATTTAAGTGTTGTTCATTAAATTCACTAATGCCATGAACTTCTGTCTCTCTTTGTTCATGGACTGTTTTATTAGGATTCACAATTTTATCAATAATTCTTAACTGATTGATCGTTCCTCCATTTGCTAAAGTTGCCATATATCTTGTTAAATGAGCTGATGTAAAGTTATTGGTTCCTTGGCCAATAGATGACCTAACGGCATCTTGATTAGAAATCTGTGGTGAATATTCTGGTAGTTCAATGCCTGTTCTTTGATCCAAACCAAACATCGTTGCATATTTTCCTAAATAGTTAATACCAAGAGCACTATTATAATTCCTACTTTCTCTAGTACTTAACCTAAATGCAACCTCACTAAAGAAGTAGTTACAAGAATATGCAATAGCGTCAATAACATTTAAATGTCCAGCCGTCGTCCGATTCCTTCCCCATGCCCAAGTTGAAACTGGTGGAGAAATCTTTGTAAACAACCCTTCATCTCGAATGGTTTCATTTGGCCTAATAACACCTTCTGAAAGACCTGCCAATGCCGAAATCATTTTAAAAGTTGAGCCCGGAGCAGTTCTTTGCTGTAATGCTCTATGAAACATTGGTGTAGATAAGTCAGTATTTAATTCTACCCAATAGGCATTATCCATACCATTAACTAACCTATTGTTATCATAACTCGGATAACTAACCAATGCAAGTACTTCTCCACTATGAACATCTGTTACAACAACAGAACCTGAATAGGGTTCTAATGCAAGTTGCTTAGGTGTTATCTCTAAGTTTAATATCTTATCCTTTATAAAGTCAATAGGCATTATGCTGTTTGATAAAACTTTTCCAATCATTTCCTCATCATACTCTAAAATACCTTGCTCATATATTAATAATATCATATCTTTATTAGAGATTGCATGACTTTCTATTAAATAAGAATATACTTTTTTTTCTAATTCTCTGTTATTTCTAATAGAGCTGATGATAAAATCCACTAGAATATTATAAATCTCATCATTATTGTAATAGTTACTGCTTAGACCAATTCTTTCCAGATCTATATAATTAGAAACTATAGCATGTTCTAAAAACTCTTTAAAACTAATAGATTCATTCATAAAGCTTCTATATACTGAATCCCTATTTCTGTTTTCAGCAGAAATGACAATAACCTGTTGACTTAGTAGATGATTATATACATATTTTGTAAAGTCCCTTAATTCACTATTTAGCAACATTATTGACCTAGCTTCATCTTTTAATTGTCTCTCTATATTATTTAAAAGGGAGTCTTTTTTATTAATATACTTATCGTAGATATTCTTTTGAAGTTCACTTTCAACATTTCTTTCTATTTCCCTTAAGCTTATGATATTATTATTTAGAAAAGCCATAAAAACATCACTTACAACTAAATCTGTATTGCTACTTTTGTTATTCACTATTCTTCTTGCAAGAATAGTAGCTAATTGTTTTTCAAGTTCATTATATGCACCAACTTGAAGTTGTTTATCAATGGTTAAATATACGTCTTTCCCAGGTACTGGATCAATTCTTTCAGCCACATCAATTGTTTTTCCTAGACTATTAACAAAAACTTTCTCTGCTCCAGTTGATCCCCTTAGATAAACTTCCATTTCGCTCTCAATGCCAATTTGACCTACAATATCATTCTGGTCATATGTTTCATCATGTAATCTTAGTTGTTGTAGCTGGGACTCTGTAATAGAACCCGTATAGCCAATAATATGGGCAAAGTACTCTCCTTCAGGATAAACTCTTATTGGATCTTGAAGTATTGAAACTCCAGGAAACTTTATGCTATTTTCTTTAATGGCCGCTAATGTTCTTTCATTAATATCAATTGCAATGGTTTCTGGTCTGTACTTATAGTATCTATTCAAATACAATGCATATCTAATAGCTATAATCTTGAGAGCCTCTTCCTTTGAATATCTATCTGGAGCAAGTTTAAAGAATTTATCCCCACCCATGTATTCAAGCATTTCTCTTGCATTCATTTCTAGTTGTTCATCTTTAATGTTTTGACCAAAAATATCTCTTTTAAATCGAGTGATTCTTGTATTGTTTCCTAGAAACTCATACTCTCCAACCTCATTTATTATAATAGGGAGATCATTTATTATGTTATCTCCATTTTTTTCAATAATAGTAATTAATTCATGAATCATTTCATTTTTATCATCCACATCATAACTGTCATCTATAATGACAGAATAAGCTAATTGATTTACTGCTAGAGGCCTACCATATCTATCATAAATATTTCCTCTAGTAGTCCCTAAATCTCTTTCTTTAATAATTCTTAATGTAAATGAATTAAGGTGTTCTTCTCCCTGGATGATTTGAAGTGTAAATAATCTATTGATAAGGACACTAAACATAAAAATAATTATAATTGTTAGTATAGAGAGTCTATGTGTAAAAAACTTTAGGATGTGTTTAAATGCTTTTTTTATCAATTTTTACACTCCTTTCTCTACTTTTTCTAGCTTATTATTTATATACAATATTATTCTATATAAAAACAGGGTTATAAAAGTGGTATACACCATCTCAGGTATAATAATTCTATATAAGTAGAATACTAAATCTGTTCGTCCTCTTAATAGGAATGATACTGAATAAATAGTAAATCCATAGAAAAAACTACTTAGTAATACCATTAATGTTGGAATTAATAAACTTTCTCTAAAAAAAGATTGATATACAAAACCATTGAAATAACCTATGTACATATAGAGTAATGCATAGGCCCCTATTACTCTTCCAAAAAATATATCAAATAGTAATCCACAAAAAAAGCCGATCAATGCACCTTCAATTTTGCCCCTAATCAAAGCAAATGAAACAGTAACTATAATCAGTAAATTAGGAGCAACTTGACCAATGTTTAACATTTGAAAAACTGTACTTTGTAATAAAAAATTTATTAATATAATAAGTCCAATAACCGTAATGCGTTTCAATATCACTCCTCCTAAACTATACTATTTATTTCAAATGGGTTATTACTAAAACTTCCTCGATATGTTTAAAATTAACCGCTGGTTCTAATAATGCTACTTTTGTTAAATTATTAGGATTTTCTCTAATTTCTTTTACTGTCCCAACGAGTATACCTTGTAAGTATTTATCACTAATATGAGATGTAACAATTTCATCTCCTTCAACTATTTTTGCATTAATATCAATATATTCTACACTTAATAGACCTTGATCCATTAATCTTTTTTCACCTTTAACAATACATAAATCAGCAGTTCTTAAAAACATAGCACTTAAGTTACTTGTATCATCAATGATAGATAACACTTTTGCGTAATTAGGTCCTACCTCAATGATGTGACCAATCAAACCATTTCCTGCAATCACATTCATATTTACTGCTAATCCATCTTTCTGACCTTTATCAATTAAAAATACATTGTACCAATTACCAGGGTCTTTTCCTATTACTCTAGCCCCTACTTTTGGATAGTCGGAATACTTCTGATCTAAATTAAAAAGATCTCTTAGTCTTTCTAATTCAAATTTATCCATTTGAAGAATCTTATTTGCATATTCTAACTCATATACTTGTTCTTGAAGCTCTGAGTTTTTTTCTTCTAATTCTTGAATATTCTTAACAAAATCAACCTTATCTTGAATCCATCCCCCAAAAGTCATTATGCCTCTTTGCATCGGCACAACAATATAAGCAATTGACTTTTCAACTGGACTTACATTTTCTCTTGTATTAATAGTAAAGATAATACTAAGACTGCATAGTACTGTCATTATTATTAAAACATGCTTTGAGCTAATACCCCTCTTTCTCTTCATAACTAACTCCTTTTTTTCTAATTGAACATCAAATTTTTCTCGCTTTTGAGAAAAATATCGCCTATTAAATCAAATATTATATATTAAGAAAGTAGAACTATCATAATATACAAATAAAAATTAATTATATACTCCCTACATCCTATGGAGTATATAATTATTTTAGATTAAAATTCATTCTATGAATACTTGTATTTTTTGGCTTTAGGGATAGATGTTAATGATTTGTATGAATGACTTTTCTCAACGATTTTTCCAATACCTCTTATAACACTATTATCAGGTTCATCTACAACATTAACTTTTAGACCCGTTTCTTTTAAGATAAGTTCTCCAAGTCTATCAATCATAGCACCCCCACCAGTTAAGTATATTCCTGTTTCAATAATATCAGCAGATAATTCTGGTGGTGTTTTTTCTAAAACAAATTTAATTGAATCTATAATATTAAATAGATATTCAACAATAGCATCATACACATCCAGTGATGAAACAGATATTTCCTTTGGTAATCCAGTAACCAAATCTCTACCATACACATTAATTGTACCTTCTTCTTCTTTATAAGCAGAGGCAAGATTAATTTTAATTTGCTCAGCAGTACGATTACCAATTAATATACTGTATTTTTTCTTAATATAATTACCAATAGCTTCATCAAATCGACTTCCACCAATATTTAATAATTTGCTTATTACAATACCACCTAATGATACAACAGATATTTCCGTAGTGTCTCCACCTAAATCTACTATCATATTCCCTTGGGCAGAAGAAACATCAATACTTGCACCTAATGCTGCTGCAATAGGTTTATCAATGACAAAAGTTTTTTTTATGCTCGCTTCTGAGTGATTTACTAAATCGTAAATAGCTCTTTTTTCAACCTCTGAAATATCCCACGGCACACTAATATATGCTACATTTTTAGAAAATAAACTCTTTTTACATTTAAGTTTTTTCAGATACCAATTAAGTAATTTTAACATATTATCAAAATCTGCGATAACACCATTTTTCACAGGATAGGATACATTTATTGTTCTTGGTGTTCTCTCAAGCATTTCATATGCATCATTCCCTGCTGCTACTATTTTTTTCGTCTTGGTTTCTTTTGCAATTAAGTTAAACTCTTTAAGAGCAACACCTTTATGTTTTTTATATATTTTAATTGATTTTGTTCCCAAATCTATTCCTATGACTTTTACAACGATCATAAAAATCTCCTTTCAAGTTAAAAGGAATTATAAAATAATAAAACTATTATTCTATAATTCTGAGCTAGAATTTAATGTCATTAATAGTATTACCAATTAAGGAGATTTAATAATTTCCTAATGGTTTAAAGTAAATCTCTTTCTTTAAAGCTTGTATACTTACCATCACCAATAATAATATGATCTAATACATCTATCCCAATCAATTCACCAGATTGTTTTATGCGTTTTGTAATGAGTATGTCTTCTCTACTTGGAGTTGGGTCTCCACTTGGATGATTATGTAGGATGATGATATGAACAGCTTCATTTTTAATTGCTTCTATAAAAATTTCTCTAGGTGTAATAAGAGATGCATTTACTGTTCCTTTGGTAATCATTTTATCATTTATAACATTATTCTTAGTATCTAACATTACAATCTTAAGTATTTCTTGATTTAAATGTCTCATTTCTTCCATATAACAGTTGGCTACAGAGCTTGGAGAATTTATATTAAATCTCTCAACCCCTTGTAATTTAGCCATTCGTTTGGCTAATTCAGCAACACATTTTATTTGTATCGCCTTTACTCTACCAATTCCTTTAATTTTTGTTAATTCTTTTAATGATAGATAGTTTAAACTAAGTAATCCTTTTTTATAAGAATCCAAATTAAGTATTTTATGAGCCAAATCAATAGATCTTTCTTCTTTTGATCCACTTCTAATAATAACAGCTAACAATTCTGCATCCGTCAACACTTCTGAACCGAATTTTTCACATTTTTCATATGGCCTTTCAGATAAAGGCAACTCCTTGATAGTTAATCTTACTTGTCCCATAGATATTCTCCCCTGAAATATTTTATCCTTGGAAGTCAAATAAATTAATGTCAAACGAATTAAGTCCCTCATAAAGTTTTAATATTGGAAAACCCATTACACTATAAAAATCCCCTTCAATCCTTTCTATGAAAACAGAACCTATTCCCTGAATGCCATAAGCACCAGCTTTGTCCATAGGTTCTCCTGACTTAATATAGGATTGAATTTCTGTCTCTTTAATATGTCTCATATATACATTAGTCTTTTCATAATTAACGTATACATTATCAGATTCTGTGTCAACAATGGCAATGCCTGAATACACTTCATGTTTCTTGCCTTCAAGCATACTAATGAACTCAAAGGCTTCTTCTTCATTCTTTGGTTTTCCTAGTATCATGTTGTTAAACACAACAATTGTATCAGAACCTATCACTAAAGAAGGTTCTTTTAACAAATCCATTACAGATTCTGCTTTTCCCTGAGATAAATTTTTTACTAATGAACTTGGCTCTTTGATGTCACATATACTTTCATCAAAATCACTTGTTATTGTCTGAAATGGAATTTTTAGTGATTGTAGTATTTCTTTTCTCCTTGGAGACTTAGATGCTAGTACAA contains these protein-coding regions:
- the minC gene encoding septum site-determining protein MinC, whose translation is MKNNSVLIKGNKYGLTIILDEVVDFEVIKEQLADKVREASKFFDQAKLAVSFEGRNLTSEEQKELVFTISENSTINVVCVMDNSEKEELHFKKKLDEKLQELSFNTGQFYKGTLRSGQLLEIEQSIIVIGDINPGAKVVSRGNIIVLGALKGTAYAGANGNDNAFVVALEMSPMQIKIGDVIARSPDQPSSKQVTKQPQIAIVEDGSIFIEPLSRNTINDIKFA
- the mreD gene encoding rod shape-determining protein MreD; the encoded protein is MKRITVIGLIILINFLLQSTVFQMLNIGQVAPNLLIIVTVSFALIRGKIEGALIGFFCGLLFDIFFGRVIGAYALLYMYIGYFNGFVYQSFFRESLLIPTLMVLLSSFFYGFTIYSVSFLLRGRTDLVFYLYRIIIPEMVYTTFITLFLYRIILYINNKLEKVEKGV
- the radC gene encoding RadC family protein gives rise to the protein MGQVRLTIKELPLSERPYEKCEKFGSEVLTDAELLAVIIRSGSKEERSIDLAHKILNLDSYKKGLLSLNYLSLKELTKIKGIGRVKAIQIKCVAELAKRMAKLQGVERFNINSPSSVANCYMEEMRHLNQEILKIVMLDTKNNVINDKMITKGTVNASLITPREIFIEAIKNEAVHIIILHNHPSGDPTPSREDILITKRIKQSGELIGIDVLDHIIIGDGKYTSFKERDLL
- a CDS encoding Maf family protein, with protein sequence MRKIVLASKSPRRKEILQSLKIPFQTITSDFDESICDIKEPSSLVKNLSQGKAESVMDLLKEPSLVIGSDTIVVFNNMILGKPKNEEEAFEFISMLEGKKHEVYSGIAIVDTESDNVYVNYEKTNVYMRHIKETEIQSYIKSGEPMDKAGAYGIQGIGSVFIERIEGDFYSVMGFPILKLYEGLNSFDINLFDFQG
- the mreC gene encoding rod shape-determining protein MreC, yielding MKRKRGISSKHVLIIMTVLCSLSIIFTINTRENVSPVEKSIAYIVVPMQRGIMTFGGWIQDKVDFVKNIQELEEKNSELQEQVYELEYANKILQMDKFELERLRDLFNLDQKYSDYPKVGARVIGKDPGNWYNVFLIDKGQKDGLAVNMNVIAGNGLIGHIIEVGPNYAKVLSIIDDTSNLSAMFLRTADLCIVKGEKRLMDQGLLSVEYIDINAKIVEGDEIVTSHISDKYLQGILVGTVKEIRENPNNLTKVALLEPAVNFKHIEEVLVITHLK
- a CDS encoding penicillin-binding transpeptidase domain-containing protein, yielding MIKKAFKHILKFFTHRLSILTIIIIFMFSVLINRLFTLQIIQGEEHLNSFTLRIIKERDLGTTRGNIYDRYGRPLAVNQLAYSVIIDDSYDVDDKNEMIHELITIIEKNGDNIINDLPIIINEVGEYEFLGNNTRITRFKRDIFGQNIKDEQLEMNAREMLEYMGGDKFFKLAPDRYSKEEALKIIAIRYALYLNRYYKYRPETIAIDINERTLAAIKENSIKFPGVSILQDPIRVYPEGEYFAHIIGYTGSITESQLQQLRLHDETYDQNDIVGQIGIESEMEVYLRGSTGAEKVFVNSLGKTIDVAERIDPVPGKDVYLTIDKQLQVGAYNELEKQLATILARRIVNNKSSNTDLVVSDVFMAFLNNNIISLREIERNVESELQKNIYDKYINKKDSLLNNIERQLKDEARSIMLLNSELRDFTKYVYNHLLSQQVIVISAENRNRDSVYRSFMNESISFKEFLEHAIVSNYIDLERIGLSSNYYNNDEIYNILVDFIISSIRNNRELEKKVYSYLIESHAISNKDMILLIYEQGILEYDEEMIGKVLSNSIMPIDFIKDKILNLEITPKQLALEPYSGSVVVTDVHSGEVLALVSYPSYDNNRLVNGMDNAYWVELNTDLSTPMFHRALQQRTAPGSTFKMISALAGLSEGVIRPNETIRDEGLFTKISPPVSTWAWGRNRTTAGHLNVIDAIAYSCNYFFSEVAFRLSTRESRNYNSALGINYLGKYATMFGLDQRTGIELPEYSPQISNQDAVRSSIGQGTNNFTSAHLTRYMATLANGGTINQLRIIDKIVNPNKTVHEQRETEVHGISEFNEQHLNIIREGMYFVTNGTRRGTAVSLFRGFPVTVAGKTGTAQERVDGLSHALFSGYAPYENPEVAITVVIPNGMSSNEAAIVAREVLRHYFALNNTNEKFSYENTLR
- a CDS encoding rod shape-determining protein — protein: MIVVKVIGIDLGTKSIKIYKKHKGVALKEFNLIAKETKTKKIVAAGNDAYEMLERTPRTINVSYPVKNGVIADFDNMLKLLNWYLKKLKCKKSLFSKNVAYISVPWDISEVEKRAIYDLVNHSEASIKKTFVIDKPIAAALGASIDVSSAQGNMIVDLGGDTTEISVVSLGGIVISKLLNIGGSRFDEAIGNYIKKKYSILIGNRTAEQIKINLASAYKEEEGTINVYGRDLVTGLPKEISVSSLDVYDAIVEYLFNIIDSIKFVLEKTPPELSADIIETGIYLTGGGAMIDRLGELILKETGLKVNVVDEPDNSVIRGIGKIVEKSHSYKSLTSIPKAKKYKYS